The Altererythrobacter sp. ZODW24 genome window below encodes:
- a CDS encoding histidine phosphatase family protein — MKTLGLLRHAKSDWDDIAKRDFDRGLNGRGRRGAALMGGHIAAHGVVWERTIASSAERVKQTLAEALPDAEIEWDKRAYLASSATLIELLRELGGDEQAIMLAGHNPGLQDLIFDIVPPSAENALFDEAAGKFPTATFAVLELDIDTWEELAGDCGKLVHLKRPRDLDPELGPES, encoded by the coding sequence GTGAAAACACTGGGCCTTCTGCGACATGCCAAGTCCGATTGGGACGATATCGCCAAACGCGATTTCGACCGCGGGCTCAATGGGCGCGGACGGCGCGGCGCAGCACTGATGGGCGGTCATATTGCGGCGCATGGGGTCGTGTGGGAACGAACAATCGCAAGCTCGGCAGAGCGGGTGAAGCAGACCCTCGCTGAAGCCCTACCCGATGCCGAGATCGAGTGGGACAAGCGCGCTTATCTCGCCAGCTCGGCCACACTGATCGAGCTGCTGCGCGAACTTGGCGGTGACGAGCAGGCAATTATGCTAGCCGGACACAACCCCGGCCTTCAGGATTTGATCTTCGACATAGTCCCACCATCGGCGGAGAATGCCCTATTCGACGAAGCCGCTGGCAAATTCCCGACCGCTACATTTGCGGTCCTCGAGCTGGACATCGACACCTGGGAAGAACTCGCCGGCGATTGCGGCAAGCTGGTTCACCTAAAGCGGCCCCGCGATCTCGATCCGGAGCTTGGCCCCGAGAGCTGA
- a CDS encoding EAL domain-containing protein: MPALKESLPRQNDREFRFLREQVEDNMRLAKAASIAGLFNAVVVSAVMWGPAQHATIAVFMTGLIIAAGTRLFLIAQNSPTDLNGVHRLKRAVEIIALSNGVIWSTGLLAFTLTGSASQYIVILILYSGMMGASISTYSSMARAGSMFILPLGLGGLASLLIQPGVPTFAGVLLVGSYLLVLLRSLKERQARFRRRMIIQEQLRDSAATVKLLLNDFESQAADWLWEVDAGGRIIAPNARFAEAAAHAPEILDGCTFTNLFRQSSERKSLKEHLEASHGFRDLALELQIGGETVWWTLSGQPTPSGGMRGVASDVSAQKRAEERVSYMAHYDGLTDLANRFQLNETLRSALSRRRHERNEVAILCLDLDGFKSINDTLGHPLGDKLLCKVARRIEDVTGEHDCVARLGGDEFAVLLFGPDAESRAGATAAEIIESIGQPYMIDGLQVLSATSIGIAVAQDDDDAPTLLKKADLALYSAKEAGRNRAVMFEPSMDEIARNRRELEMDLHLSITAGDFELYYQPLIDIESGNTVAYEALIRWNHPERGVVLPDEFIPLAEDTGLIVQMGEWVIREAVSALRHWPEHLRVSVNLSPIQMRSPHLISTIVNAVAAAGVAPSRLELEITENVLMNDSEVNIATLHKLRDFGVRISLDDFGTGYSSLNYLRAFPFDKIKIDRCFVEDMTNRPDCQAIISAITGLASDLGMTTTAEGVELAEQLVDLRDKGCTEAQGYLFSRPEKAEQFTDLRHSAVMKSEQKVSSVLPGEALEEAKRRYGS, translated from the coding sequence ATGCCTGCATTGAAAGAGTCGCTGCCACGGCAGAATGACCGGGAGTTTCGCTTCCTGCGCGAGCAGGTTGAGGACAACATGCGCCTTGCCAAGGCCGCCTCAATTGCTGGTCTCTTCAACGCGGTCGTCGTATCGGCGGTCATGTGGGGACCGGCCCAGCACGCCACAATCGCTGTTTTCATGACAGGCCTGATCATTGCCGCCGGAACACGACTATTCTTGATCGCCCAAAATTCCCCGACCGATCTGAACGGAGTCCACCGCCTTAAACGCGCAGTCGAAATTATCGCGCTGAGCAACGGAGTCATTTGGAGCACCGGACTGCTCGCCTTCACCTTAACGGGCTCGGCATCCCAATATATCGTGATCCTAATACTTTACAGCGGCATGATGGGCGCGTCGATTTCCACCTACAGCTCGATGGCTCGCGCCGGGTCTATGTTTATCCTACCACTGGGTTTGGGCGGACTGGCATCACTGTTGATCCAACCAGGCGTACCGACTTTTGCGGGAGTTTTGCTGGTCGGCTCCTACCTTCTGGTTCTTCTGCGCAGCCTCAAGGAACGTCAGGCGCGATTTAGACGCCGGATGATTATTCAGGAGCAGCTGCGCGACAGCGCGGCAACGGTGAAACTGTTGCTCAACGATTTTGAGAGCCAAGCGGCCGATTGGCTTTGGGAAGTTGATGCCGGCGGCCGGATCATCGCGCCCAATGCGCGCTTCGCCGAAGCTGCCGCGCACGCTCCGGAAATTCTCGATGGTTGCACTTTCACCAATTTGTTCCGACAGTCGTCAGAACGCAAAAGCCTGAAGGAGCACCTTGAGGCATCGCACGGCTTTCGTGATCTCGCATTGGAGCTGCAAATCGGCGGCGAGACTGTCTGGTGGACGCTCTCAGGTCAGCCAACACCGTCTGGCGGGATGCGGGGTGTTGCATCGGACGTCTCCGCGCAAAAGCGGGCCGAAGAGCGGGTCAGCTATATGGCCCATTATGATGGCCTGACGGATTTGGCGAACCGCTTCCAATTGAATGAAACTCTCAGGAGTGCGCTGAGCCGCCGCCGTCACGAAAGAAATGAAGTCGCTATCCTTTGCCTTGACCTCGACGGGTTCAAATCCATCAACGATACGCTGGGCCACCCCCTCGGTGACAAATTACTCTGCAAGGTTGCGCGCCGGATTGAAGATGTCACCGGTGAGCATGATTGCGTTGCTCGTCTGGGCGGCGACGAGTTTGCAGTATTGTTGTTTGGCCCCGATGCCGAAAGCCGCGCCGGCGCGACCGCTGCGGAAATTATTGAGTCGATTGGCCAACCCTACATGATTGATGGCCTGCAGGTTTTAAGCGCAACCAGCATCGGAATTGCCGTCGCGCAAGATGATGATGACGCACCTACGCTGCTAAAGAAGGCCGATCTCGCGCTTTACTCAGCCAAGGAAGCGGGACGAAACCGAGCGGTGATGTTCGAACCATCGATGGATGAGATCGCTCGCAACCGCCGCGAATTGGAAATGGATCTACACCTATCGATCACGGCTGGCGACTTTGAACTGTATTACCAGCCGCTGATCGATATCGAATCCGGCAATACCGTCGCTTATGAAGCGCTGATCCGCTGGAACCATCCCGAGCGCGGCGTGGTTCTGCCAGACGAATTCATCCCGCTGGCTGAAGATACCGGACTGATTGTTCAAATGGGTGAATGGGTAATCCGTGAAGCGGTATCCGCATTGCGCCACTGGCCGGAACACTTGCGTGTATCGGTAAACCTCTCGCCCATTCAGATGCGGTCACCGCACCTCATATCCACCATTGTGAACGCCGTGGCAGCGGCAGGCGTCGCTCCAAGCAGACTTGAACTGGAAATCACTGAAAACGTATTGATGAACGACAGTGAAGTGAACATCGCTACACTGCATAAATTACGCGATTTCGGCGTTCGTATTTCGCTCGACGATTTCGGAACCGGCTATTCGTCGCTGAACTATCTACGCGCTTTTCCGTTCGACAAGATCAAGATCGACCGCTGCTTTGTCGAGGATATGACAAACCGCCCAGACTGCCAGGCCATCATTAGCGCGATTACCGGTCTCGCATCTGACTTGGGCATGACAACGACTGCAGAGGGCGTGGAGCTGGCCGAACAGCTGGTCGACCTGCGCGACAAAGGCTGTACCGAGGCGCAGGGATATTTGTTCTCCCGGCCTGAAAAGGCGGAGCAATTTACCGATCTTCGCCATAGTGCAGTGATGAAATCTGAGCAGAAGGTAAGTAGCGTCTTACCCGGTGAAGCTCTGGAAGAAGCCAAAAGGCGCTACGGTTCCTGA